The Candidatus Methylomirabilota bacterium DNA segment CGCGCCCAGTCGTGACTTGATCTGGCTGACGAAGTAGTCGACGACGCTTTGCGTGTCATCTCCGGCCCACGGAGCAGAAACGATCAAGTCCCAACAATTGGGAGCCCCTTCGCGCATGAAGAGGGCGAAGAGCGCGAAGGGCCCCCTCTCCTCGGCAATGTGCGCTTCGAGTTCGGTGAACTTCTCTGTGAGCTCGGCTGTTGTCATAGAATCGCCACCATCTCCTCGGCTGCCTGAATCATCGCCATTGCGCCAGGTTGCTGCACCACCCCGACAGCATTGTATCGCGACTCGACCGTCCACCTGGCCACGGCGTTCCAGAGCGGAAAGTGGTTCTGCATGATCCGCGGGCCCTGCCCTGACAGGCGCAGCAGGACGTCAAGGTCGTGGGTCTGGAAGCTTCTGTAGGCCTGGAACTGGCTGCCAGTGCTGGGAAACTCTGTCCAGTCGAGAGTCCGGCAGATCCGAGCCTTGAGCGCCACCTCGACGGCGTAGCCGCAAAGATAGGTGGCGCCGTCAAATCGGCCGGCCGTGAGGAGCGCCGTGGCGTCCTCGATTCGGGCACGAGCGATGTTGTCGAGTTCCGCGACTGAGATCATAAAGATGAGGGACTACGCGCCGGCTGGCGAGCTAGAATTCGGCCAAAATGCGTAGCGCCAAGGGCCAAACGAGCGTCGACAGGGTGTGCCGGGATCGCGGCTTACGGCGTCATCAGCCGACGAACCCCTCGACGGGGATCAGGCGCTTCGCGACGGTGACGAGCAGCGTTGCTCCCGTGTCGACCAGGAGGTCAGCGTCTTCGCTGCGGCCCGTGGGTCCAGTCAGGCGTCCCCTTACGCGGAACAATCCCATAGACCCGACTCTAGGACGAGCGTTGAGAGCCCCGCAAGTGTCGAAGATCCGATACGGCGAAGAGCAGGCGTGCCCGCGGCCAGTAACGCCCAAAAGCCAATATTGGCCTTGGTGTCCCCTATGCTCTGGGGAGAGCCGCGGAAGTGTGGCGCCAGAGGGCGGAGCGCAGGAAGAGGAAGGTGAGCACCACGACCATGCCCGCGGCCGGATAGATGGCCGCGGTGCGTGGTCCGGTGAGGGCCACGAGGTAGCCCATCCCGAGCGCGCCGACGGGCGCGCCCCCGGCGAAGCCGAGCTGGAAGATGGCCAGCACGCGGGCGCGGTGGCTCTCTGGTGCCTCGATCTGGGCGATGGTGCGCCCCTGGGTCAGCGTCACGCCGGCGCCGATTCCCCAGACGAGGCAGATCAGCGCGAAGGCCCAGAGCGGCCCCGGCACGGCCATCGCGCCGAGCACGAGCGCGCCCCCGACCATCGCGAGCAGCACGGCGCGCCCGGGACGGCGGAGGGCGCCCAGCCGGATCTGGAGCATGGTGGACGCGATCGTCCCGCCCCAGAAGCACGTGTTGACCAGCGCCAGCTCGCCTGAGCCGCCGCCGTAGACGTCGCGGACGATCAGGGGCAGGATGACCGCGAACGCGCCGCCGTAGAAGACGCCTACCGCCAGCATCGCCGCGATCACCGGAAAGATGCGCTCGGAGCGCGCCACCTCGCGCAGGCCGTCCCGCATCGCCGCGAGCCGGCCCTCGTCGTGGCGGTGCGCGGCGGCGGAGGGCGCGGGCGCGAGGCGTGAGACCGCGACCGCGCCGGCGGCGAGGATGATGGCCTGGCCCACGAGGAGTGCCTGCGCCCCGATCCGCCCCGCCCAGCCCGCCACGACGATGCCGGCGAGCTGGCAGATGAACTGGCCGGCCGACGTCACGGCGATGGCGCGCTCCCGGCCTCGACGCACCACGCGCGTGAGGAGCGCGTCGCGCGCGGGCACCACGAAGGCGCCCAACGTGCCCATGACGATCCCGTAGCCGAGGAGCGAGGGATAGCCGAGGGCCCCGGCAGAGACGATGCCCGCCAGCGCGAGGGGCGCGAGCGCGGCCAGGAGGTGGTAGCGAAGCAGCAGGCGGCGACAGTCGGCGCGATCCGCCACGGCGCCGCCCAGCAGCATGAAGACGATGGCGGGCGCCATCATCGCCATCTGGGCGATGCCCACGCGCTGGGCCGGCTCCTTGAGGACGACGGCGACGAGCCACGGGAAGACGATGCTCTGTATCCCGAAGCTGGTGAACCAGGTGGCGACGCCGCCGAGGTACCAGCGGAACTCGCGCGTCTCGGCCGGGGGAACGATGTGGCCGCTCAGAGACCAGCGAGCCAGCCCACGAAGCCGGCCGCGAGCATCAGCGCGATGGGAGGCAGCCAGCGGCCGTAGAGGACGACGGCGGCCAGGAGCGCCAGCGCCCCCGTCGCCCAGTCCTGGACGCCCGAGCGCGCCAGCGTGTACACGCCCGCCGCCATGAGCCCGATGCCGATCGGCGCCAGCG contains these protein-coding regions:
- a CDS encoding MFS transporter: MGDGGAGAPGRRRPLRPLAASHRADARGRLRGLARWSLSGHIVPPAETREFRWYLGGVATWFTSFGIQSIVFPWLVAVVLKEPAQRVGIAQMAMMAPAIVFMLLGGAVADRADCRRLLLRYHLLAALAPLALAGIVSAGALGYPSLLGYGIVMGTLGAFVVPARDALLTRVVRRGRERAIAVTSAGQFICQLAGIVVAGWAGRIGAQALLVGQAIILAAGAVAVSRLAPAPSAAAHRHDEGRLAAMRDGLREVARSERIFPVIAAMLAVGVFYGGAFAVILPLIVRDVYGGGSGELALVNTCFWGGTIASTMLQIRLGALRRPGRAVLLAMVGGALVLGAMAVPGPLWAFALICLVWGIGAGVTLTQGRTIAQIEAPESHRARVLAIFQLGFAGGAPVGALGMGYLVALTGPRTAAIYPAAGMVVVLTFLFLRSALWRHTSAALPRA